The Chryseobacterium indologenes genomic sequence CATTGGAACTGCTTCAGAACATTGATTAACGTTCAGTACTATCAAAGCATTAATAATCTATGCAATAAGTAATAAAAAAACCCTGCATGATCTCAATGCAGGATTTTTATGATCATATTAAAATACCGTTACTGGTTGTAAACGTGCACATCTCTTTGTGGAAAAGGAATTCCGATTCCGGCCTGATCAAGGGCTTCTTTACAACTGATAATCAGTTCTTCATTCATTGTCCAGAAATCAGCAGCTGTAGCACTTACTCTTATTGATAAATTTACGGCACTGTCCCCAAGCTCAGTCACTACTACCTGCGGTGCCGGTGTAGCAAGGGCATATTGATTATTTTTTATAACATCCAATAAAAGGTCCTTTGTTTTTCTAAGGTCTGCATCGTAAGCAACCCCTATATCAAGTGCTGTTCTTCGTATTCCCAGTTGTGTAAAGTTGGTAATGCTGTTATTTGAAACGACTCCATTAGGAATAACAATTAAATGATTCTGGGGAGTAATCAGTTTGGTATGGAAGATATCAATTGCCTGTACCGTTCCTGATACTCCGGAATTAGTAGAAATAAAATCTCCGATCTTAAATGGTTTTAGTAAAAGAATAAGTATTCCCCCTGCAAAATTTGTCAGTGATCCCTGTAAAGCAAGACCTACGGCCAGACCGGCAGCACCAATCATCGCTACGAATGCTGAAGTCTGTACTCCCAATTGCGTAACTACCACGATGAAAAGCAGAATATTAAGTCCCCAGTTGATAATATTTAAAAGGAAAAGCTGTAAAGAAGCTTCCATATTACGCTTTTTAAAAGCTTTTTCAACAAGTTTTTTAATCATTCTGATCATCCACGAACCTATCAGGTAAATCAATACCGCAGAAACTACTGCCGTAAAAATTCGTGGAGCCCATGAAATGGCAGAAGCGATTAAAGTGTCCCAATGTTGCTGAATGTTGTTCAATTCCAGATTGTCCATTTGTATTGTACTATTTAAGTGTTTTTAATTTGAATTTCAGACTCTTCACCATGTATGAATTCCCAATGAAATTGTGTAAAATAATCTATACCCAAAAGAAACGATGCCTTACCTGCCCGGAGGTAAAGTAAAATGTTTTAAAAACACAGAAATAGATTGATTGCTAAACAGAAGGGTTCAACATTACTCAATGATCATTCGGAATTACATCTTACATAAAGAAATAATTTCGGTTCTGACTATTACAAAAAAGGTACCGAACTTTCGTTTTATCGGAACTTATACACATAAAAGTGATAATTAACCAGATGTGTTCAAAATATTTTTTACAAAAGTATTTAATTAGGGTACAAACTATGGGAGTTTTGCGACCAGACTTTCAGGTAAAAGCCTTAAAATATGGTAAATGATCTTCCATTTAAAATTTGGAACAATGGTAAAAGAATTTCCCGCATTGACGATAAATTTTGCCACGTAATCAGGTTCCATAATCAGGGACTCGTTCAGTTGCAGTCCGTCATTAATTTTTGTTCTGATATACCCAATTACCAGAGCATTGACAATTATTTTCCGGGCTGAAAGTTCCTGTCTCAATCCGGCAAGATATTGTGTAAAAGCGGCCTTTGTGCTTCCATACACAAAATTACTTTTCCTTCCTCTTACTCCGGATAATGAAGAGAGCCCTACAATCCTTTCGAGATTTTTATTGCTTTCATCCATGGCAATAATATTCAGGACAGATACTGCGCCCATATAATTGACTTCCATCATTTGTTTTGCTCCTCGGAAATCGGTTAATGCACTGTGATTATCTACTAAAAAACCTGCTGCATAGACAACAATATGAGGTTTTACAGGAAGATCAGCATACAATTTCCGATGTGAATCAAAATCCGCAGCATCAAAATATAAAACCGTTACTTTATCCTGATTCAGATTATCTGACACCATAAAATCCTCGAGTGATGTTGTATTTCTGGAAGCAGCGATCACAGAAAAGCCCTTTTCAAGGTATTGGATGATACATTGTTTTGCTACGTCTGAATTAGCTCCTAAAATGAGAACCGTTTTGCCTGTGTTTTGATTCATACGGCAAAGATAATTTTTATTACCGCTAATTTCACTAATGTTTTCTCAAATAAGCACAAATGATTTCGAGCACTACCCAATCAGGAATTGATAGGTTATCCGTATTTTTATTAATTATGGAGCAAAGCATATAAAAAGGTTGCGGCGGGTGAACTTCGTTCACCCGCCGCAACTCAATATTTTCAAACCGAATTATTTTTTTTCTTCAGTTTCTGTTTCTTTTTATCAGCAGCTTTTGTTTTATCTCCAAAACGCGATTCTGTCATTTCTCTTGAAACCGCTGCTTTTTCAAATTTCAGTTTTCCTGATAATGTTTCAATTACGAAACCATCATCCTGAACCTGAGCTATTCTTCCGTGAAGACCTGATGTAAGGACTACTCTCGTGCCTACTTTAAGGTTCTCCTGAAAGTTTTTTTCCTGCTTTTGTTTTCTCATCTGAGGTCTGATCATCAGGAAATAAAACCCTACAAACATTACCCCCATCATGATCAGCATCATAGATGAAGATCCTCCTGGCTGGGCTTGTAAAAATAATGTCAACATATTTTTAAAATTATGGTTGAATGTTCGCAGTGAACGTTAATTTAATAGGAGCCTTTTCTACATTGGCAAAAACATCTGCGTATTTCTGAACATTACCGTCGAAGTTTGTAGAATCAAAATGTAAAGTGATTTTACCTTTTTTACCAGGCATGATCGGCTCTTTTGTAAAGTCAGGGGCAGTACATCCGCATCCAGGTTTTACTTCAGAAATTACTAAAGGATTCTTACCTGTGTTGGTTACTTCATACACGTGCTGAACTTTATCTCCTTTTTTAATTTTTCCAAAATCGAAATTGCTTTCCGATAAAGCGATAGAAGTAGATGGTTCGTTAGAAACCGGTGCAGCGGCAGTCTCCCCTGCAACTGGTGCGGCTGCAGAATCTGTAATTGCCGGAGCGGCAGCTGTAGAATCTGTAGCGATAGCTTCAGCACTTTGAGTTTCTTTGTTTTCTTTTTTACATGAAACTAAACCAAAGCCTATGATAGATAAGGCGATAATTGATAACGTCTTTTTCATTTTATATTCTATTTTGATCTTTACAATATTTATCTAAAATACCATTAATGAAAATATTGGAACGGTCTGTAGCAAATACTTTTGCAATTTCAATATATTCATTAATAATAACTCTTGAAGGGGTAAACGCAAAGTTATCAAGTTCTGCAATGGCAGTAGACAAAATAACTTTATCCATGAGAGAAACTCTTTCAAGATCCCAGTTTTCGAGTCTTTCTTCCAGCTTTTTCTCATTGTTTTCCCAATTGTTCAAAGTATCTTTCAACAATTTTGCTGCGAAAGTTTTATCCTCTTCATCTTTAATCATTTTGATTAAAGTTCTGCTTTCTTCATCTTCTCTCAAGAAACCGATTGTTTTCTGTACCATGGAATTGGCAATGTGGATATCATCATACCATGAAAGTTCTTTATCTCCAAGATAATCATGAAAATCTTCGTTCTCAGCAATATATCTTAAAAATAATTTTCCGATAAATTTCTGATCTTCTTCAAAAGAATAGCCTTCTTCTTTCATGAAATCCTGATAACGCTTTCCAGCAGTGATTCTTTGGAAAGTTTTCACCAATAAATCATCGTGCATATCCCATTTCAGTTGTTTATGCTGACCTGTGAAAAATAATCTCTCCGGATTTTCTTCCAGTTTTCGCAATACCTGATTGTTGATGAATTTTTGGTTAGGATTAATATCAGCATCGGTTTTAAGATATTTATTCTTCCCGATTTCAATCTGGTGTTCCGCCAGATCTTTCAGGCCCACCAAAAAATTAAGCTGATAAATATAGAGATAATAGATTTTCTCTATACCGGAGAACATATTTTTCTCTAAAACATCAAACTTTACAGGATTCTGATAGTAAGAATACACTGTTTGTACTACTTTTTCACGGATTTGTCGTCTTCCTAACATTCAAAGAGCTTTTTTATGAGTGCAAAGATACAAAATTTAAAATTGATGAAATTCGTAGTGTGATGACATTTTTGTAATTTTGTCAAACTATATGAAAGCTCTAAAAACCTTAAACCCTTATTTTTGGAAACACAAAATATTATTGTTTTGGGGAGTACTATTTATCATTGCCAGTAATTTTTTTAATATTTATAAAGTTCAGTTTGTAGGTAAATCTGTTGATGAGCTTACAAAAAGCGGAAATCTTGGTTTCAATCAGCAGGTACTTATTTATGTTGCGATCATTGTGGGATGCTCACTTCTCACGGGATTCTTTACTTTTATGATGAGACAAACGATCATTGTAGCTTCAAGAAGAATTGAATATGAACTGAAAAACAAGATTTACAGGCACTATCAGGATTTATCTTTGACGGATTATAAACAAACCACTATCGGTGATCTGATGAACAGGCTCAGTGAAGATGTAGTGGCGGTAAGAATGTATCTCGGACCTGGTGTCATGTATGTGGCCAACCTTATTGTTCTGGTATTGATCACAGCTATTTATATGGTGAAGACGGATGCTTCAATGACTTTATGGACATTGCTGCCACTTCCGGTTTTATCCTATGCAATATATAAAGTCAGTTCGATCATTAATAAGAAGTCGAAAATCATGCAGAAAAGTCAGTCTGCTATTTCAACTTTCGTTCAGGACAGTTTTTCCGGAATCCGTGTGGTAAAGTTTTTTGCACGTGAAAAATATATTGAGAAAAACTATGGTGTAAAAGTGACTGATTACCAGAACAAAGCTCTGGATCTTGCGAAAACAGAAGCCTATTTCTTTACCATTATTTTATTTGTAATCGGACTTTTGAACGTGGCCGTGATTTTAATAGGCGGTCAAAAATATATTGCAGGAGAATTAAGTATCGGCAAGATTGCAGATTTCTTCATGTATATCAATACATTGATTTTCCCGTTCTCCATGGTAGGCTGGGTAACTTCCGTTAACCAGAGGGCTGAAGCATCCATGCAAAGGATCAATGAGTTCATGGATAAAAAATCAGAAATTATTAATACCAATTTTGAAAATTATCCTATCCAAGGAGAAATTGAATTCAGAAACGTTTCTTATGTATACCCTAATACAGGGATCAAGGCTCTGCAAAACCTGAGTTTTAAGATCAAAGCTGGAGAATCTTTGGCTATAATGGGGAAAACCGGAAGCGGAAAGTCTACTGTAGCTTTGCTTTTATGCAGATTAATAGATCCTACAGAAGGGGAAATCTTAATTGACGGCAAAAACCTGAAAGAACATAATCTTACCAATTACAGGAACTTCATAGGATATATTCCTCAGGAAAGCTATTTATTCTCCGATTCTATTGAAAATAATATCGGATTTGCCATTGACCATCCTTCTCACGAAAAGGTAGTAGAATATGCCCGCATTGCAGATGTTCATAAAAATATTGTTGAATTTAAAGAGCAATATAAAACACTGGTAGGTGAAAGCGGGGTGATGCTTTCGGGAGGTCAAAAGCAAAGAATTTGTATTGCAAGGGCCTTAATTAAAGACCCGAATATCATAATTTTTGATGATTCTTTGTCTGCTTTAGATACCGAGACAGAACAGAATATTCTTGAAAATATAGACCGGAAAATCAGCAATGCGACGTCCATAATTATCACACACAGAGAGTCTAGCGCTCAAAAGGCTGACCAAATCATCAACCTTACAGAAATTGCCAATTCTGTAACTGCTTAGCCGTTTCATTCTCAATTGTTAAATAAATCATAAAAAAAATTTTGTGATTAAAAGAATTCTTTTATATTTGTTCTTAACAAGATTAAAAAATATCTAACAATGAGTGAATACAAGGAACGCCATGAAAATGAGATTTTCACGAAGGTGTTAAAAGCAGGAAGAAGAACTTATTTCTTTGATGTGCGCGAGACGAAAGCAGGAGATTATTATCTTACGATTACCGAAAGTAAAAAGAATTTCGGAGAGAATGGGGAAGCCACATTCGAGAAGCATAAAATTTACCTTTATAAGGAGGATTTTAAAAGTTTCCAGGAGATGTTTAATGAGTCCACAGATTTCATCATTAACGAAAAGGGTGAGGATGTAATTTCAGAAAAACATGACAAAGACTTCAAAAGCAGATCTTTCACAATCGATTCTGACGACGAGGTTTAAAAAAGAATATCTAAAAACACAAGCATCTGAAAAAGATGCTTTTTTTATGTCTGAAAATGACAGCCCAAAAATATCCAAAAGAAAAAGTATACTTCAGAAAAGTGCACTTTTTCTAATTCTAAGCTTACTTCTTGCCGGCCGGAAACATTTATGTATGCTGCATTTCTTTACCAACGCCGAATAACAATACTCTAATTAATTTCGGATCACGGCTTCAAAAAGCTAAATAATTCAGCGGGCAGCTCATCCTGGCAAGGATTTGTATTCTTATCATTCATTGTATTAGTATGACTTACGGCATCTATAACCTTTGCTGCAGAAAACATCACGATACCGCCATCTTTTCTAAGAGTAACCAGTTCATCATTTTTTGAACTTGAATCAAAATTTCCAAAACACATTACATTGTTTTTGGTTTGCACTGCAGGAAAGCTTTCAACCCCAATATTATCTAAATATTTAACCCCATTTGATTCATTCATTTTAAAAACTTTATAATCTCCATCAAAGTTTCTATGAGCAATAATTTCATCTGCTCCATCACCATCCAGATTTCCAACAGCCAATCCTTTCCAATCTGAAGCCGCCCCAAACCCTATAGATTTATCAATAAGAGTCATTACCCCATTATCATCAATACTATAAACATACACCCCATTCTGCATATAATCATCAGCATCAACCAGCAATACAATTTCATCTTTACCCACACCATCAAGGTCACCAGCAGCAACTGCTTTGATTTTAGAATTTATAGGAAGATTGAGCTGATTAAAATAGACCAATTCAGGATCAGTACCATTAAATTTATATACTCTTACTTCTTTATTGTAATTTCGGACAGCAACAAAATCATCTTTCCCCCCACTGATAAAATTTCCGGCAGTGATACCTACCCAATCAGACTCTGTCCCAAAACCTGTAAATTTTGAAGACTCAACGATCTGGTTATTTTCAATTTTAAAAATATAAAAGCCATTCTTATTAAAATCAGCATGATCACTCAATGCAATGATTTCGCTTTTATCATCACCAAAGAAATCACCAGCACCCAATCCTTTCCAATTATAAGTACCACCATAAGCGATACTATTTGTAACAGTATGGAAATTCTTGCCGTCAGGTTCAAGAGTACCTATCAACCCATCATAATTTCTGATTTTTACAAACTCATCATCGTCGTCGTCATCAAAATTCCCCTTTGCTATACCTCTCCAATCAGAATCTTCTCCCCACAAATGATAAGTACTAACAGGGACTATAAAGTTTTCGTAATTTGCTAAAAGTGCTAGTGTCAAAGAAGAACCATCTACGTCAATATGATCATAATAATTTTTTGCTGCTTGCAAATCTGCGATAATCTGATATATTTTTTTATCATACTCCGCTGAGAGATATAACCACATATAAGAAACATATGCATCATATTTAGTAGTAACATCCGTTGGAACATTATTTATAGTACTGTATTTAAGATTCCATTTTAACCCATTATAATTTACTGCATCATTTATTGTTAAAGGTCCCTGATAAATATCTTTTGTGAAAGTTTTAACATACCTCTCTATATCTAAAGATGTATAGAGAGGATCGTTGGCGTTATTCTTTATATTATATTTAAAGCATTCGTATGGAAAACTCACCGTTAAGCCTGCATGAGATATATCATCACGTAAATAAAAATGATTCCAATATGTCCAAGTATATGATCCCAGATTATTGTTAACAGAGGTGTTCAGTTTTAAAAAATTAGCAATTTTATTAAGCTGTTTAAGATAATCCTGATTATCTGTTGCTCTGTACATTTGTATCAAAACCCTTCCCATGGAGCTTTGCATATTAAACGGCAAAACTTCACCCTTATACTTTAGTGGGGGGTTATTATTAACATTAATAGAATCTCTTTCTTTATAATATCCTATACCATCAATAGAATTAGGATTTAACTCCTCATGCCATTGATCTTTATGATAAAGAAGTGTTTCTTTTATCTTTTCCTTAAGATCATCAGTAATATTTTTAAAAGTCATATTATTATAACGCCCCCCTGATTGGTACAATACATTTTGAATACTGCTATCATTTTTCACAATAGCAGCAAACTTAGCCATTGGATAGGTTATATTAGCGCTGTGCACCATATGAGCATAAGTCTTTCCATCATTCTGTACTACATTATAACGATTGTTTGACCATACAGGGCCAATAATACCTCTATAATCAGAAATATTGCTTAAACCTAAACTTGGAGTTTGCTCCCTAAGATCATCTCTCCTATCAATAACATTCCCTATGCATCTTATTAAGTTTTTAGCATATTTTAGATCTTGTGTTTTTTCATACATTAGTACTAATGCTTCCATATGTGCTGGCACTCCCCAAGCAAACTCAGTCTGATCAGGGCTGTCTGAATTACCTAATGATGTATCATAGTGCTTCTCATCAAACATATTTTTATAGTAAGATTGAGCATAAGATTGTAGAATAAATAATAACGTGAGAATTGTAAAGAGTTTTTTCATAGTAATTAGTTGTGATTATAAATAGATTAAGGAGAATTATTTCTCTTAATTTGGTAACCCAATATAAAAACATTTCCTCTCCTTCCCTAAAAACTATTGAAGAAAAACATTTTTACGTGCTTATATAAAGAATCTGAATAAATAAAAGGAAAAAAATTCCCGCTGGAATATGAAAACAGAAGATTATTTTCTTTTTGAAATATTGTAAAATAAAAAAGTACACTTTCAAAAAGTGTACTTTCTTTGGGTGAATGATGGGTCTCGAACCCACGACCTTCGGAACCACAATCCGACGCTCTAACCAACTGAGCTACAATCACCGTTTTCTGAGTGCAAATATAGGACAATTTCCTCAACTACCAAACAATTCCATCAAAATTTTTCAAAGAAATTAACCTTTCTGACGTAAAGCCCTCAGCATAAGCCACTCCCGATAAACGCCCTAAATCCTGCGCACGGTAGGTTAAGCTTTCATAAAAGTCTTTTGTGGTGATTGGAGTCTCAGGTTCCGTGGAAGTCGGGTCATAAAACTGAGTTTTATATGCCATACACGAATCGATCTTCTTATCCAGAAATTCTGAGATGTCAATAACAAACTCCGGTCTGATGTCTTTCCATTGAATATAATGAAAAATATGCTTTGGACGCCAGACTTCCTGATTCTCGCCGTCCAATACTGTTTCAATTTTTCTCAATCCGGACAAAAAGCACGCATCCGACACTAATTTCGCTCCTTTTGCATGGTCCGGATGTCTATCATCAATTGCATTGGCCAAGACGATTTCCGGGCGGTATTTACGAATCATTTTTACGATCCTCATCTGGTATTCTTCAGAGTTGACAAGAAAGCCGTCTTTCATTCCAAGGTTTTCTCTTGCGGAAAGCCCCAAAATTCTTGCAGCATCAGCAGCCTCTGCTTTTCTTGTTTCATCGGTACCTCTTGTCCCGAGTTCTCCTCTTGTCAGATCTACAACAACACATTTTTTACCCTCCGAAACCATTTTGGCAATAGTTCCTCCACATCCGAGCTCTACATCGTCAGGATGTGCTCCAAAAGCAAGTATATCAGTTTTCATATAGTCAAAGATAGGATTTAAAATAAAAACTTCCCATACATTGCGAATGGGAAGTTTTACTATATATAATTTAAATTTAAATTACTTATTAATTTCTGCATTTAATTTTACAGCGTCCTGGTAAGTAGGATCCAGCTGTAAAGATTTAGCAACATAATCTTTCGCTTTTGCAATATCAGAATCTTTGCTCATGTAAGCCACTGCAAAGTAAGCATAAGCAAGAGTTTGCTTGTTGGCTTCCTGATCAGCCGGTTTTACCGTACTGATGAATTTTTCGTAAGCTATTTTCGCAGCATCGTTATTTCCTGCCTGTTGGTAAGAATATCCCTGGCTGTAATAAGCCGGAGCCCAATCAGGAAGTAATGCTGACATTTTTTGCCATGTTAGGATGGCACCATTCCAGTTTTTAACATCCTGGTAAGCTGTTGCCAGTTTAAATAAAGCATCAGAATCCTGGCTGTTGGCAGCCACTTGTTTTTTCAAAGCTTCGATAGCAGGGCTGGTAGCCCCTTTATCTACATCAGCCTGAGAAGCACCTCCGCCACCAGCGATGTTGGCTAATTCCATATCCCACTTCATTGTTTCATCTTTTGCAGCTTTTGCAATGGCGATTTTCTGCTGAGATTCAGTCATTAAAGCAGTTTTCTTAGCAGCATCTTTTTCATCTTTTGCTAATCCAGCAGCAATAAGCCCCTGAAGTCCCTGGTCAGCAGGTTGTACTCTTGTTTTCTCTGCCTGAGAAATGAAAGTGTCCATATTCTGCTTAGCTCCCGTATAGTTTTTATCTGCATAATCCTGGTATGCTCTTAATTTGAATTTAATAGGATCTTCAATTTTATCAAAAATCTTATCCAGAACTGTTTTAGAATTAGCATAATCTTCGTTTGTGAAGTACAGCTTTGAAATTTCTAATTGAGTATACGGATCTTCGTCAGCGTATTTTGTATAGTTAATAAGGTCTTGTGTAGCTTTTGCATTCTGCTGATATCTGATATCATATCCAGCCATTGCTTTGTAAGCAGGAGCATATGTTGGATCTACACCAATTGCCTTATCGATATTTTGTTTAGCTTGTTGCCATTGTTGAGCTGCCATCCATAAAGTCGCCATTCTTGTATAAACAGATGCTTTATTTTTAGCTGTAGGTAGTGCTTTATCGTATGCAGACATAGCCTCACCCGGCATTCTTTTCAATCTGTAAGCATCTCCTAATGTATAATAATAATGTGCAGGAACTCCTTTTTTCTCAGCTTTTTCAATTGCTTTGGTTAAGAATTGGATAGCAAGATCCGGAGAACTGTTCTTTTCAAATAAAGTTAAAGCTTCTGCCGCTCTGAAGAGAACTTCAGCATCTTTTTCTCTTGAATCAGTTACTACTTTCTGAATCTCAGCGATTGCAGCTTTGTCTCCTTTTCCTAATTTCACGGCAGCAAGACCGATTTTATTAAGAAAGCTCTTGCCGTCAGCAGCTAATCCTTTGTTGAAATTTTCAGTTGCTTTGGCATAATCAGGTTCTCCCTGTCTTAGGAAAGTGTTTCCTAAGTAGAAGTAATTCTCAGCAGTAGGTTCTTTAGCGATCATATCAGTGAAGTTGGTCTTTGCCTGAGCAAATTTATCACTGTCTATACTGTTGATACCATCCTGCAGTGTTTGTGCAGTGGCAAAACCGGTAAAAAATACTACGGCTGCTCCAAAAGCAATCTTCTTTACATTCATAATCATTATATCTTTCATTTTATATTTCTAAATAATCGAGTTATATCTACACAATTTTCAGACCAAAACGGTTATTTCTTTTGTGGTAAATTGTGACTTTAATATTTTTTAACGCATTTGCACCTCTCTCTTGTAAAGGTTATAAGGCTGTAAACCTTCTTTCTGAACTATTTTTTGTCCTAAATGTGTGCAGGAAAATCTGATAAATCCATTGGCAATATTAAAATTACCTTCATTGATAAGGAAATAAAGGACTCTTGTAAACGGATATTCCATGTTGCGAAGTCCTTCATAGTCGGCTGTATATTGTTTTCCTTTCTCTACAACGGGCAGTACTTTCACCATTTCTCTAAGCTTCTCAGAAGTTTTATCATAAGGACGGCTAAAGGTATTTAATCCGATTACTCCAATCTTACCGGGATATTTTCCAAGTTCTTCAATAATTTTCTGATTCCCCGGAATAATTGAAAATTTAAGGTCTTTAGGTTGTTTTTTCAGCTTTTCAGCTACAAAATTAAGATTACTTGAGTTGGTTCCGTCGAAGATAAAATCTTTTTATCTGAAGCCAGCCCGGCATTGATTTCCTCCATTGAAATACTTTCTTTAGGAGAATCTTTAGGAACAACAAACACCACTGCGTCAGCTGCAAATTTAGCAGGAAGAAATTTTAAATCAGTTCTTTCCTCGTATGTTTTGATCTCGTCAGCATTAAGATTTCTTGACATAACAATGACCTTTGCCTTACCTTTCAAGAGATCCAATAAGCCTAAATCTTCTTTTTGGGTAGCAACCTTAATCCTTGTTTCAGGATAATTGATCATATAGCCGTCAGCTAATGCTTCAGTAACGCTTTGAAAGGATTCGTCTGTATAAATGGTAAGATCACCTTTATTATAGGATGGGGATTTCTCCTCCTTTTTTTGCAGCCAATGAGCAGTATACTCAAAACAAAAACGACTGCAATTTTAACACTATTCTTCATCTCTCGATTTTTTGATTCTTGAAATCGCCCTGTAAATTCTGAAAACTCCATAAATAATAAGAACCACGCCTAATGCATAAGCAACAGCAGGTTCTAAAATGGTAAAGAAGAATTTATAGACAATTACTACAATTCCCAAAACGATATAAAACAATCCCGTAACCAGGGATAACCAATTGAACATCATGTAACAAAAATACCAAAAAAATAAAAAAGAGAAGCATATGCTTCTCTTTTTATTTATAATTTGAATAATTAGTCTTATTCAAAGTTCATCGTAAATGGTACGCTATAGTAAGATCTTACGCTTTCTCCGTTTCTCTTAGCTGGAGTCCACTTTTTAAGTTTCTTTACTACACGGATTGCTTCATTGTTGAAGTCGCTATTTGGAGATTTTTCTTCAATAGTAACTCCGGAAACAGTTCCGTCTTTTTCTACAACGAACTTAAGCTTAGCTTTAAGTGTACCTTCTCCTTCCATTCCTGAATTATCGAAGTTTTCACCTAAGAACTTTCTTAATGCTCCCATACCTCCAGGATATTCCGCAGACTGGTCTACATCTTTGTAGATTTCGTTAGGGTTATTCGCTTTCACCTCTACCGTAGCAGTTTTTGTACCTGTAGATGGTGGTGGCGGTGGTGGCGTATAAGCCGGAGCTTTTACTCCTTCCTGATTATTCAAACCAGTTGTAGTTTCCAACTGCTTAGAAATTGGCGGTGGTGGAGTTTCGATCTTCGGAGCTTTTACAGGCTCAGGAACAACGTTCTGAATTACCTCGATTTTCTCCTCTTCTTTTGGTGGTGGAGGTGGTGGAGGTGGTTCTTCTTCTTTAGGCTGCTCAATGATCGGATCTTCTTCGATAATATCTACAAGATCTGCCTTTACTTCTTGCTTAGGCGGAGCTGTAAGATTCTTGATCGTAAGATAGATGAACGGAGATAAAGCTGCCAAAAGGAATAATGCTGTTCCGATAATAAATGACTTTGTTAAAAGTCTCGGATACTGATGTCTAAGATCATAGGCACCATATTCCTTGTTT encodes the following:
- the yajC gene encoding preprotein translocase subunit YajC — encoded protein: MLTLFLQAQPGGSSSMMLIMMGVMFVGFYFLMIRPQMRKQKQEKNFQENLKVGTRVVLTSGLHGRIAQVQDDGFVIETLSGKLKFEKAAVSREMTESRFGDKTKAADKKKQKLKKKNNSV
- the bshB1 gene encoding bacillithiol biosynthesis deacetylase BshB1, which translates into the protein MKTDILAFGAHPDDVELGCGGTIAKMVSEGKKCVVVDLTRGELGTRGTDETRKAEAADAARILGLSARENLGMKDGFLVNSEEYQMRIVKMIRKYRPEIVLANAIDDRHPDHAKGAKLVSDACFLSGLRKIETVLDGENQEVWRPKHIFHYIQWKDIRPEFVIDISEFLDKKIDSCMAYKTQFYDPTSTEPETPITTKDFYESLTYRAQDLGRLSGVAYAEGFTSERLISLKNFDGIVW
- a CDS encoding DUF1573 domain-containing protein codes for the protein MKKTLSIIALSIIGFGLVSCKKENKETQSAEAIATDSTAAAPAITDSAAAPVAGETAAAPVSNEPSTSIALSESNFDFGKIKKGDKVQHVYEVTNTGKNPLVISEVKPGCGCTAPDFTKEPIMPGKKGKITLHFDSTNFDGNVQKYADVFANVEKAPIKLTFTANIQP
- a CDS encoding PUR family DNA/RNA-binding protein — its product is MSEYKERHENEIFTKVLKAGRRTYFFDVRETKAGDYYLTITESKKNFGENGEATFEKHKIYLYKEDFKSFQEMFNESTDFIINEKGEDVISEKHDKDFKSRSFTIDSDDEV
- a CDS encoding mechanosensitive ion channel produces the protein MDNLELNNIQQHWDTLIASAISWAPRIFTAVVSAVLIYLIGSWMIRMIKKLVEKAFKKRNMEASLQLFLLNIINWGLNILLFIVVVTQLGVQTSAFVAMIGAAGLAVGLALQGSLTNFAGGILILLLKPFKIGDFISTNSGVSGTVQAIDIFHTKLITPQNHLIVIPNGVVSNNSITNFTQLGIRRTALDIGVAYDADLRKTKDLLLDVIKNNQYALATPAPQVVVTELGDSAVNLSIRVSATAADFWTMNEELIISCKEALDQAGIGIPFPQRDVHVYNQ
- a CDS encoding SDR family NAD(P)-dependent oxidoreductase — translated: MNQNTGKTVLILGANSDVAKQCIIQYLEKGFSVIAASRNTTSLEDFMVSDNLNQDKVTVLYFDAADFDSHRKLYADLPVKPHIVVYAAGFLVDNHSALTDFRGAKQMMEVNYMGAVSVLNIIAMDESNKNLERIVGLSSLSGVRGRKSNFVYGSTKAAFTQYLAGLRQELSARKIIVNALVIGYIRTKINDGLQLNESLIMEPDYVAKFIVNAGNSFTIVPNFKWKIIYHILRLLPESLVAKLP
- a CDS encoding transcription antitermination protein NusB, which produces MLGRRQIREKVVQTVYSYYQNPVKFDVLEKNMFSGIEKIYYLYIYQLNFLVGLKDLAEHQIEIGKNKYLKTDADINPNQKFINNQVLRKLEENPERLFFTGQHKQLKWDMHDDLLVKTFQRITAGKRYQDFMKEEGYSFEEDQKFIGKLFLRYIAENEDFHDYLGDKELSWYDDIHIANSMVQKTIGFLREDEESRTLIKMIKDEEDKTFAAKLLKDTLNNWENNEKKLEERLENWDLERVSLMDKVILSTAIAELDNFAFTPSRVIINEYIEIAKVFATDRSNIFINGILDKYCKDQNRI
- a CDS encoding ABC transporter ATP-binding protein; translation: MKALKTLNPYFWKHKILLFWGVLFIIASNFFNIYKVQFVGKSVDELTKSGNLGFNQQVLIYVAIIVGCSLLTGFFTFMMRQTIIVASRRIEYELKNKIYRHYQDLSLTDYKQTTIGDLMNRLSEDVVAVRMYLGPGVMYVANLIVLVLITAIYMVKTDASMTLWTLLPLPVLSYAIYKVSSIINKKSKIMQKSQSAISTFVQDSFSGIRVVKFFAREKYIEKNYGVKVTDYQNKALDLAKTEAYFFTIILFVIGLLNVAVILIGGQKYIAGELSIGKIADFFMYINTLIFPFSMVGWVTSVNQRAEASMQRINEFMDKKSEIINTNFENYPIQGEIEFRNVSYVYPNTGIKALQNLSFKIKAGESLAIMGKTGSGKSTVALLLCRLIDPTEGEILIDGKNLKEHNLTNYRNFIGYIPQESYLFSDSIENNIGFAIDHPSHEKVVEYARIADVHKNIVEFKEQYKTLVGESGVMLSGGQKQRICIARALIKDPNIIIFDDSLSALDTETEQNILENIDRKISNATSIIITHRESSAQKADQIINLTEIANSVTA